Proteins encoded by one window of Cannabis sativa cultivar Pink pepper isolate KNU-18-1 chromosome 4, ASM2916894v1, whole genome shotgun sequence:
- the LOC115712009 gene encoding chitinase 2 isoform X2, translated as MEYIGATGVPVKFNTVPINQSIDFHFILSFAIDASPQGESQNGVFSPYWVPTLTQDSVAQIKSQNPNVKALASLSGWSLGDTVLRWYDPEDPDRWITNAFTSLKSIIEDYHLDGIDIDYENFPKRRRRSSPNSTFAYCIGELISLLKNQSVISVATIAPFYTTVGPYMDLYGRYAEVIDFVNYQFYTDRVRSANGYLDTFRVRSMQFGAEKLLPSYEVEGRGIQGEAFFDALRLLEKSGFSVNGVMIFSADASVGGGGDDYYYEKKSQAFLLNSTTLL; from the coding sequence ATGGAGTACATAGGAGCAACGGGCGTACCAGTCAAATTCAACACAGTACCGATCAACCAAAGCATCGACTTTCACTTCATCCTCAGCTTCGCCATTGATGCAAGCCCACAAGGAGAATCACAAAACGGTGTGTTCTCCCCTTACTGGGTCCCCACACTCACTCAAGACTCCGTCGCCCAAATCAAATCCCAAAACCCTAACGTCAAAGCCTTAGCCAGTCTCTCCGGATGGAGTCTCGGTGACACAGTCCTCCGCTGGTACGATCCGGAAGATCCCGACCGTTGGATCACCAACGCATTCACCTCCCTCAAATCAATCATCGAAGACTACCACCTCGACGGAATCGACATCGATTACGAGAACTTCCCTAAACGACGCCGTCGCTCAAGTCCCAATTCCACCTTCGCTTACTGCATCGGCGAGCTAATTTCCCTACTTAAGAACCAAAGCGTCATCTCCGTCGCCACCATCGCGCCGTTCTACACGACGGTGGGGCCGTACATGGACCTGTACGGACGGTACGCCGAGGTGATAGACTTCGTGAACTACCAGTTTTATACGGATCGGGTTCGGAGCGCGAACGGGTATTTGGACACTTTTCGGGTCAGGTCGATGCAGTTCGGAGCGGAGAAGCTTTTGCCGAGCTATGAGGTAGAAGGGAGAGGGATTCAAGGGGAGGCGTTCTTTGATGCTTTGAGATTGTTGGAGAAGAGTGGGTTCAGTGTGAATGGAGTGATGATTTTCTCGGCTGATGCTTCTGtgggtggtggtggtgatgaCTATTATTACGAGAAGAAATCTCAGGCTTTCTTGCTTAATTCAACTACTCTATTGTGA
- the LOC115712009 gene encoding chitinase 2 isoform X1, with protein MAKLSNNLFLISILGISLVFTQFCDGKKVLMEYIGATGVPVKFNTVPINQSIDFHFILSFAIDASPQGESQNGVFSPYWVPTLTQDSVAQIKSQNPNVKALASLSGWSLGDTVLRWYDPEDPDRWITNAFTSLKSIIEDYHLDGIDIDYENFPKRRRRSSPNSTFAYCIGELISLLKNQSVISVATIAPFYTTVGPYMDLYGRYAEVIDFVNYQFYTDRVRSANGYLDTFRVRSMQFGAEKLLPSYEVEGRGIQGEAFFDALRLLEKSGFSVNGVMIFSADASVGGGGDDYYYEKKSQAFLLNSTTLL; from the exons ATGGCAAAGCTTTCTAATAATCTCTTTCTCATCTCAATTCTTGGAATTTCTCTCGTCTTTACGCAATTTTGTG ATGGAAAAAAAGTACTAATGGAGTACATAGGAGCAACGGGCGTACCAGTCAAATTCAACACAGTACCGATCAACCAAAGCATCGACTTTCACTTCATCCTCAGCTTCGCCATTGATGCAAGCCCACAAGGAGAATCACAAAACGGTGTGTTCTCCCCTTACTGGGTCCCCACACTCACTCAAGACTCCGTCGCCCAAATCAAATCCCAAAACCCTAACGTCAAAGCCTTAGCCAGTCTCTCCGGATGGAGTCTCGGTGACACAGTCCTCCGCTGGTACGATCCGGAAGATCCCGACCGTTGGATCACCAACGCATTCACCTCCCTCAAATCAATCATCGAAGACTACCACCTCGACGGAATCGACATCGATTACGAGAACTTCCCTAAACGACGCCGTCGCTCAAGTCCCAATTCCACCTTCGCTTACTGCATCGGCGAGCTAATTTCCCTACTTAAGAACCAAAGCGTCATCTCCGTCGCCACCATCGCGCCGTTCTACACGACGGTGGGGCCGTACATGGACCTGTACGGACGGTACGCCGAGGTGATAGACTTCGTGAACTACCAGTTTTATACGGATCGGGTTCGGAGCGCGAACGGGTATTTGGACACTTTTCGGGTCAGGTCGATGCAGTTCGGAGCGGAGAAGCTTTTGCCGAGCTATGAGGTAGAAGGGAGAGGGATTCAAGGGGAGGCGTTCTTTGATGCTTTGAGATTGTTGGAGAAGAGTGGGTTCAGTGTGAATGGAGTGATGATTTTCTCGGCTGATGCTTCTGtgggtggtggtggtgatgaCTATTATTACGAGAAGAAATCTCAGGCTTTCTTGCTTAATTCAACTACTCTATTGTGA